GGAACACAATTTCTATTAGTGATTGCCTCTTGGCACACAAAGTGCCTTCTTATCAccggttttttttaacattttatcgAAATAGAATTTGATTTCAAGCTGCCGTTTTGAATTGGATAGCTATATCCAAAagacttatatattttaatatcaaactaaaacacctcttaacggGGTAAAAATATTGTGACGACATACATTACAtttacacaaaataaatacactttctatattttttacattggGCGCGCCtcattaaaatcaaagaaCGAAGCAATGGCACCGGCAATTGCAGCGTGCCGAATTacaaaatttacaaatttaaaaggcgTACATAGTATTTCGGTTTTGACAGTTtaggtgtcattcgacgcgtattttaattgagaataCATCTAGGTTGATAGCGGCGGGTAATTTTCTACCGGCCTTAACCGATCATagtttcgaaattttaacttaACGCTTCTTCGTCCACACCagatgatttttttaaagtcttggtatTCCTTTAGTCAATTCCTTGAGTTTTTGcgatacctttcgattgatgtatcaCTCGAAACAACGGATGATTACTGTAGATTTAATTCcttcgtgtatatatagtagtcgtcTTCGCACACCCTtttggtgcgcttcgtcactacgtggactgccgtccacagtgatataACTGAAACTGAATACAAAGTTAATATACAATTCGAGTTTGACTTGGGGAAATTTTCTTTgaagtaaatattaaattaatcaCCCTTCCATCGACCATATGTGACTTTTCGATCTAATTATATTGACCCAAGCCCATTACCGGTTAAATTCAGCTGATAGCCATTGCTTTTCATAGCGAAGGCACTAAacaacttgattattttttggagCAAGATGTGAATTTGTATAAGGTTTTTTGGACAGCCGAATTTTAGAGGTTCTATGGTGTAATGGTTAGCACTCTGGACTTTGAATCCAGCGATCCGAGTTCAAATCTCGGTAGAACCTGAAGTTGTatctgtttttaattaaactagCCTTGCTTTTCCTTTTATAATAaacgtatatttttttattgccttCTTAAACCTTTGTTACTTCGAtattataagtattttaaattcaaatataatttttgcatttatcttacattaaaatataaatatttttagaatctAGAGACTTtgttgttaaaataaaaataaataaaatataaaatgtaaaattaaaagtgtttttaataggcgtattttacaaataaagaTAAACTCGCGTTATGAATTTTTAAGTGTTTGAAATAAGCGTGTTTTACAAATAGTTGCATTTTGCCTTATCAATCTAGCACACTATTATCAGATAATCTTTGGAACCAAGTTCAAGTGAAAGCAAAGCCCATTTGTTAATGACCTTGGAGGCAATTTGCACAATCTGTTCATTCAACAATATTGTGATAAgcagatacatttgtatctcGTTGCTCTTCTTGTGTATCCTACGTAAATACGCCTCCATGACAACCAAGCGaaagcaaattaaatcaatttagTCAAAACGAGAGCTGGTGAGAGATAGATATAGGCACATGCACTACATATATAGTACGTAGTGTGTATTTAtagtgaaaaacaaaaatcagcTGCTTGCAGTGCGAGCCCCCAGCAAGGGAGACTTGTTTCCATGCCCGTCTACGACGACTGGTTGCCATCattcagtcaagagcgagcagtcgaTCGGATCTGGACACCAGTCAGCCGGAGCACACATACTCGCGATcacaatatataaaaaacagcGGCATAATGCcaattttctcaaaaatgATGCTATTTCGCGGTGGTAAGCTAGCACATAACTCGTGTCGAAGAATGAAATTATGTGAATCTATATTTAAAACGAACGTATTCtctaattaatataaatttatatgaacTTCACAACCCAAAACaagggtttttaaaaattaaattttttagaataaatatatttaggtatttgtatatataccCCTTACAGGTAATGAATGTTCTatctgcaaatatttttagattggctaaactttaaaaacataaacaatgaaattgttatttttaaatgtgtaTAGAAATAcatactttaaattaaaactaaaaaaatattttgttagattTTATAACTACCATTAATTTACTCTCAGTGGCAAGACGTCAGTACAGCGCTGTGGCTCAAACTCAGTTGAGGGAGATCCTGGGCACCCAGCTGGCCGGGATTAAGGAGGCGGGCACCTTCAAGGCAGAACGAATCATCACATCTTCGCAGAGCACCCAGATAACAGTTCAGGGCAGCGATAAGAAGATACTCAACTTTTGCGCCAACAACTACCTTGGACTAGCGGTgggtaattaaatatatgccATTAATGTGTTAATTAAGAGGTTCCTTTGCCCACCAGAACAATCCGGAGATAGTGGAGCACAGCCAGAAGCTGCTGGAGCAGTATGGCGCCGGCCTGAGCTCAGTGCGCTTCATTTGCGGCACGCAGGATATACACAAGCAACTGGAGCAAAAGATAGCCCAGTTCCATGGACGCGAGGACACCATTCTGTATGCCTCCTGCTTTGACGCCAATGCCGGGATCTTCGAGGCCATTCTCACGCCGGAGGATGCTGTGTTCTCCGACGAACTGAACCACGCCTCGATCATCGACGGCATCCGGCTGTGCAAGGCCAAGAAGCAGCGCTATAAGCACCGGGACCTGAAGGACTTGGAGGAGCAGCTCAAGGCGAGTGATGCTCGGCTCAAGCTCATCGCCACCGATGGCGTGTTTTCCATGGATGGAAACATCGCACCTCTGGCCCGAATCGTTGAGCTGGCCAAGAAGTACAATGCCCTTGTGTTTGTGGATGAGTGCCATGCCACGGGATTTTTTGGCGCCACGGGACGCGGAACCGAAGAGTACGACAATGTCATGGGTGAGGTGGACATCATCAACTCCACGCTGGGCAAGGCTCTGGGTGGAGCTTCCGGTGGATACACCACTGGTCCCACGGAGCTGATCTCGTTCCTGCGCCAGAAGTCCCGGCCGTATCTCTTCTCCAACACTTTGCCGCCAGCAGTTGTGGCGGTTGGTCTGAAGGTCATGGATATGCTCCTTCAGTCCAGCGAGCTTACGCAGCGAGTCCAGAGCAACACGCAGCGTTTCCGGACGGCCATGACCAAGGCGGGCTTCACCATAGCCGGCGAGAACCATCCCATCTGCCCCGTGATGCTGGGCGATGCTCGCCTCGCCTCCAAGTTTGCGGATGAGATGCTGAGTGAGTTGGGAACTTGATTATCCTCCGATCTGCGATGTATTAAATTCTTATTTCAACTTCAGCCCGCGGCATCTATGTCATCGGCTTCAGCTACCCAGTGGTTCCTCAGGGAAAGGCCCGCATCCGCGTTCAAATCTCTGCTGCCCACACTGAAGCCGAAATCGATCGGGCCATTGATGCATTTATTGAAGTCGGTCGCTCTCTAAAAGTAATCCAGTGAAAATATTGAACTGGGTTCAGTATTGAATATTGCATTTATAACGATTAATAAACACTACACTTGCCTTTAAAATTCGGAGAAATTTTCGCCGAAATGTTTGTCAGCgggtaaaaatatagaatcTTGCATTTACATTCAACAAGCTGCATTTCCATATATAGAGTTTGGATTATAAAAACCCCCATTGCTcctattattatatatatcattataaggCAACATTTTCTGTGTTTGAGGACTTGTTTTATTTGGTTCGTAAATTAACTAAAGATCATTTACTAGGTAAATAATGGACTATTGCAGTGGGTTTAACTTAAGCTTAGATTGCACGATAGAAGAAGGTTTGGCTCAAGCCGGTAAATGCACGCGCCAACTTAAACGAGCACAAACATATAGgtactaaaaattaataacaaataattcgAGTCGAGtaacaaataaacataaaaacaatcaagGAAAGTGTTTGCGGTCGGCTGGccgaatttcttaaaacacGAGGCATTAACTAATGTGGAATTATTATAGTTTAAATGCCGGGTCTTCAAGTTAGCTCAAccaaaaggaaactttttcaaaGCGCGAAATGTGAGTAGATTGGGCTAGCAGTACCGAGGTGTACGTATTGCGATGACTATGAAATACTTTGGTTAGTTTGTGTTGCATGGTTATGGTTAGATGCAATTCATTTCGATTCGAGTGGCTTGTGATTATTTGTTGACCAGGCCGCGGGCTTTGGGGTAGGCCGAGGCTGGCTTCTTTGCCGGCAGACGGCCCGTGGGCGGACGGCGGTTGGAGTCCAGGTTGGGGGCGGCGCTCGGCAGTCCCCGGCTCGACTTAATGTTTCTGACGTTGGGGATGGAACTTCCCACAGCTGTGCCAGCACCAGGACCAGCTCCTCCATTGGCATTCGCATTGATGATGTTCTCCAGACGGCTGCGCAGTGAGTTTGTGTGGGAGTCCACTATGTCGATATCATCTCCGCCCGTTTGCATGGCTTGGGCGAGCACTGCTTGAAGGGAGGCAGACACTTTGGGCGTGCGATACTCCTGTGTGGTGCGGCAGGGCATCTCCAACTCGTAGTTCACGATGTTCTCGCTTTTAAAGCGTAGGGAGCTCGGTGCATTTGACTTGGCTTCCTGCAGGGCGTACTCGGAGATGGGCCTCCTGCGCTGAGGATGCGACACTGGTCGCTTGCTGCTGAACTTGCCATCGCCACCAGGAGGCGTGGGCAGGGACATCGAAGAAAATTTCcactcctcctgctcctcgtcATACTTGGCCTGCGTGTACAGGCGCTGCTTCACCTC
This window of the Drosophila biarmipes strain raj3 chromosome 3L, RU_DBia_V1.1, whole genome shotgun sequence genome carries:
- the LOC108030497 gene encoding 2-amino-3-ketobutyrate coenzyme A ligase, mitochondrial, giving the protein MPIFSKMMLFRGVARRQYSAVAQTQLREILGTQLAGIKEAGTFKAERIITSSQSTQITVQGSDKKILNFCANNYLGLANNPEIVEHSQKLLEQYGAGLSSVRFICGTQDIHKQLEQKIAQFHGREDTILYASCFDANAGIFEAILTPEDAVFSDELNHASIIDGIRLCKAKKQRYKHRDLKDLEEQLKASDARLKLIATDGVFSMDGNIAPLARIVELAKKYNALVFVDECHATGFFGATGRGTEEYDNVMGEVDIINSTLGKALGGASGGYTTGPTELISFLRQKSRPYLFSNTLPPAVVAVGLKVMDMLLQSSELTQRVQSNTQRFRTAMTKAGFTIAGENHPICPVMLGDARLASKFADEMLTRGIYVIGFSYPVVPQGKARIRVQISAAHTEAEIDRAIDAFIEVGRSLKVIQ